The genomic region CGCTGCTGATGTCGATGTTCGGCTTCGTGTCGTCATCGGCCATTGCCAAGTTCCTGCTGCGCGGCGAGGTGATCGAATGAGCACCCAGATCCCGATGTTCGGCGGTGCGTTGCCGGTGTGGGCCGACGTGCTGATCGGGGTGCTGCTGATCATCAGCGGCCTGCTGTCGTTCACCGGGGCGCTGGGACTGGTGCGCATCCGCGAGTTCTTCACCCGGCTGCACCCGCTGGCGCTGGGCTCCACGCTGGCGCTGTGGTGCGTGGCCGCGGCGCTGGTGCTGTGCTTTTCGTTCACCTACCAGACGCTGGTGCTGCGGGCCTGGCTGGTGGTGGTGTTCATGGCCATCACCGTGCCGGTGACGGTGGTGCTGCTGGCGCGCGCGGCGCTGTTCCGGCGGCGCGCCGCTGGTGAGGACGGCCTGCCGCCCACCTTTGCCGGGCCGGTGCGGCGGGTGTCATCGGCCCCGCCGGTGGAGGATGAGGGGCAGGGGGACTGAGGCAAGTTATAGTTGTACGATGGGATGAAGCCGGAAACGGAAGGAGGTGGCATGTCGTCTCTCGCAGTCACGATGAAAGGAGAGGTCACGCTCGAGCGGGAGCTGCTTCAGCATCTGGGGGTCAGGCCCGGTGAGCGGATCGAGTTCGACAAGATGCCGGGGGGCGAGATCCGGATCAGGGCGGCGCGGCCGACCGGGTCAATCAATGACTTCATCGGCCGGCATGCCGGCAAGGTCAGCAAGCCGATCAGCCTCGGGGATTGACACGGCTGAACGTGTTCTGTAGCCTCAATCGCAGGTTTCAAGGCTCAAGGAGTCCCATCATGTTTCCCGGACGCCCCGTCCCTCAACAACAAAATCCCTGGGAACTGGCTCCCGAGGTCTACGTCGCCCGTGGCCGCAACCTCGGCAGGGACGAGGGATTCCAGCAAGGCCGCAACGCTGGATGGAACCAGGCCGTCAGGCAGGCCAACCAGGTCATCGAGCAGCAACAGCAGATGATTGAGGATCTGCAGCAGCAGCTGCAGGCTCGGGTGGAACTGGAGGAATATAACCAGCAGGTTCTTCTGTGCAGTGTCTACCTTGATGCGATTGAATCTCTGCGCGACGAGAATCCAGAGGCCCGGAAGGCCATTCTGCGCGCCTTCAAGAAGCGCTATCTACGCGAGACGGAAGAAAGTCTGAAGGATGGAACTCTCCATGGTCAGATCCACCAGGATGCGCAGTTTCTGAGGGAAGCGCCTCGAACCAGCAGGTTCATTCATGAGGCCCTGATGAGCTGATTCGACGCCCATCACTGAATCATTGCCCCGGCTGCATGTTCTGCAGGCCGGGGCAAATTGTTTTATGACTTTGTTTTCTTTGAACTCCCCGGCGCAGTCCCCTGACCACCCTGCAGGGTCTGGTTGCCCTTGCTGTTCACGTTGCCAGCTTTCTTGCTCGCTGGCCCCTTCACCGCTTCTTCCTTTTCGGGTCTACGCAAGGGGTTGAATATACGCTGGCCCGTCGAACCCGCCATCTGACTCCGCACACTCTGCACCGCGTTGCTCTCCCCTGGATCCGATATCCCTCCCCCTATCCACGACAGCACCGTACCCGGCAGCATCTGCGGCAACGCAAAACAGGGGTCAAATGGGCTTCGCTTTCGCAATTCAGAATGGCGGAAGGGCGCATGGGGTCAGGCATCCTGAATGTTCATCATGCCTGGGATGCCAGGCCTTCCGGCAGCACCCCGTCCTTCAGCAACTGCACGAAGCCGGCCTGGCTCAGGCGGTGGCGTTCACGCCGGCTGATGCGGCCCTGATCGTAGTGGTACAGCTCGATGTCGACCCAGCCGGAGGCGGTGCCAGAGGCCGTATCGGCGCCATCCTCCGGGGCTGACGGGGTCTCGTCATCCAGGGCTTCGTCCGTCTGGCTGGCTTCTTCCAGCGCCTCGGGCAGGGCGCCGGCATCGGGCTGGGCGTCCAGCACCATGACCGAGCGGCGCAGCCGGGGCAGGGCTTCCTGCCACGGCAGGGTGTGGACGATGGCGGGTTCGTGCATCAGCTGCCCGCGCGAGAAGGCGTAGGCGGGCGGATTGCCCTGCGTGTAGACAGTGCGGGTGATGCGTTCGGCGGCGGTGGGCTTGCGGCCCAGGCGCTCGGCCAGTTCCTGGTTGGCGGCGCGGTCCATGCGGGTGTCCAGGCTGATGTCCAGCGGCGCGCGGAAGGACTCGTGCACGCCGAAGCACCAGCCCTGGGCATAGCCATCGACGAATTCGGCGTTGAGGGTTTCGGTGCGGCGGGCTCGGCTCATGGTGGACAGGGGGCGTTGGAACGGACTGCCGGGGATGTTAACGTGAACGATGGGGATGGCGGGGAACGGAACATCGGCCGCCGCCGGTTCACTCTAGAATGCGCTTTCCCCCTTGTCTGGTGCCTGTCCGATGTCCGTTGCCCCTTCCGCCCTTGTCCTTCCTGCCGGTTTCCGCGTCTCGGTGGCGCCGATGATGGACTGGACCGATCGCCATTGCCGCAGCTTTCACCGGCTGCTGTCGCGGCGCACCTGGCTGTATACCGAGATGGTGACGGCGCAGGCCATTGCGCACGGCGATCTGGACCATCTGCTGGGGCGGGGCGAGGAGGGCGACCGGGTGGTGCTGCAGCTGGGCGGCAATGATCCGCAGTTGCTGGCGCGGGCCGCACGTGAGGGGCAGGCCTATGGCTACGACGAGATCAACCTAAATTGCGGCTGCCCCAGTGACCGGGTACGCGAGGGGGCCTTTGGCGCCTGCCTGATGGCCGAGCCCGAGCGGGTGGCGGATTGCGTGGCGGCGATGCAGGCGGTGGTGCAGGTGCCGGTGACAGTCAAGCATCGCATCGGCATCGACCGGCGCGAGGACTACGAGTTCGTGCATCACTTCGTGGACGTGGTGGCCGCGGCCGGCTGCCGCCGCTTTGTGGTGCACGCGCGCAATGCCTGGCTGGACGGGCTGGACCCGAAGCAGAACCGCGAGATTCCGCCGCTGCGCTATGAGGTGGTGCACCGGCTGGCGCAGGATTTTCCGCATTGTGCCTTCGAGCTGAACGGCGGGCTGCAGGACCTGGCGCACGGGCTGGCGGCGGTGTGTCCGACGGAGGCATCAGGCCCGGATTCGGAAACAGCTTCCGAAGGGCCGGCCGTGGTGGATGCGATGGCGGGGGCCGAGGCCGACAGCCCCGCCACGCGGCTGGTGGGCGCAATGTATGGCCGTCGTGCCTACCATGACCCCTGGCTGCTGGCCGGGGTGGATGACTGGTTGGCCCGGCACGCGGCAGAAGCGCCGGTGACAGACGCGGCGCAACCACTGACCCGGGCCGCGGTGGTGGCGGCGCTGGTGGGCTATCTGGAACGGGGCGCAGCGCACGGGGTGGAGGTACGCCACCTGGCGCGGCACGTGCTGGGGCTGTATCTGGGTCATCCGGCGGCACGGCTGTGGCGGCGGATGCTGAGCGAGAGCCGGGCGCTGTCGCGCAATGATCCCGGCCTGCTGCGCGAAGCCTGCACCGCGGTGGAGGCCGAGGCGGCCAGGGTGGCCCAGGGCCGGGGCGTGTGACACGACCGCTTCGGGCCGTCAGGTGTCCGGTGTGCCCGTGCCGTGTCAGGACGCATGCTGTTTCAGCGCTGTCCGGACGGAGCTGAAGCCCAGGCGCGGTAGCTGCGCACGTAGAGCATCAGGGTGGCGTAGCTGCCGGCGGCCAGCGCGGTTTCGATCCATCCCAGGGTGGACGAGAAGCCCGGGTCGCTCATGCCGCGCACGATGCCTTCACACAGGTACAGCAGGATCAGCATGGTCCAGAGCTGATAGGCGCGCACCCAGCCGCGCCACAGGGCCGGCAGCACGAAGACGAGCGGCACCACTTTCAGGGCCAGCATTGAGCCGCCCGGACGCAGCGGGGCCAGCCACAGTTCCCACAGGCTGCCCAGCAGGATCAGCGCAGCCACCAGGACGACCGTCAGCAGGCGCCAGCGCCGGCAGGCGGCGCGCAGGGCGGCCGGATCGGAGGGGATGAGGGCAGGACGGGAACGGGGCATGGCAGCGGCAGGGCGGGAACGGGGCATGGCAGCGGCAGGGCGGTTGAGGAAGGTGCTGGGAGGCGGTGGCTGGAGCAGCGTCTGGACGCTTTGTGATGCGGGAAGCCAACCCCCGAAGATAGCAGGCTCTGCGCATGGGCCCATGCGGCCAGCGCAGAAGGCAGCACGCGGCGGGTTGCCAAAGGCCGGGGGCGCGATGGAAATTTGCTACAGTGCTGGCCTGGCCATGGCCCGTGGATGCAGCAAGGTTCGGGCAGGGGCCGGAAACAGGAATGACAAGGAGAATCGTCGTGATCGTTGCCGATATTCTGAGCCTGAAGGGCACCACGCTCTTTACGGTCAACCCCGACATGATGCTGTCCGACGCCGTGTTGACCATGGACGAGCATGATATCGGCTCGGTGGCCGTGATGGAAAACGGCAAGCTGGTGGGCATGCTCACCTTCCGGGAGGTGGTGCGGATGCTGGCGCGCCGCCAGCTGGAGCGCCGCAGTGGCCCCACCCGGCCGGTGGCCGAGATCCGTGTGTCCGACGTGATGGTGTCCGACCCGGTGGTGGTGACGCCGTCGACGGAGGTGAACGAGCTGCGCCGGGTGATGGTGGAATCGCACGCCCGCTATGTGCCGGTGATGGACGATGGGGTGCTGCTGGGCATCCTCTCCTTCCATGATGTGGCCCGTTCGGTGCTGGAGGCCCAGAGCTTCGAGAACAGGATGCTGAAGGCCTACATCCGCGACTGGCCGCAGGACGAGAACAACACCCAGGGTGGCGGGCTCTGAGGCGGTGCACGGATGCGACGCTGCAGGGGCGTGTCGCGCAGCCGGCGGCCCGGCATTGATAGAATGATCCGATGCGGATACTGATCAGTAATGATGACGGTTATTTTTCGCCGGGCATCGAGGCATTGGCCAGCGCGCTGGCCAATCTGGGAGAAGTCGTCGTCTTCGCGCCGGAGCGCGACCGTTCGGGCGCGTCCAACTCGCTCACGCTGAGCCGGCCGCTGACGGTGCGCAAGGCACCCAACGGCTTCCATTTCGTCGATGGCACGCCCACCGACTGCGTGCACGTGGCCGTCACCGGCCTGCTGGACGGGCCGCCTGACCTGGTGGTCTCGGGCATCAACGACGGCGCCAACATGGGCGACGACACCATCTATTCCGGCACGGTGGCAGCAGCCACCGAGGGCTACCTGCTGGGCGTGCCCTCCATCGCCTTCTCGCTGGTGGACAAGGGCTATGCGCACCTGGACACGGCAATGCGCGTGGCGCGCGAGCTGGTGGTGCGGCAGCTGGCCGATCCCTGGCCGGAGCCGGTGCTGCTCAACGTCAACATTCCGTCCGTGCCGTATGAGGAACTGAAGGGTTACGAGGTGACGCGGCTGGGACGGCGGCATCACACCGAGCCGGTCATTCCGGCGCTGAACCCGCGCGGCGAGACGGTCTACTGGATCGGCAAGGCCGGGCCGGTGGCGGACAACGGGGAAGGCACGGACTTCCACGCCACGGCGCAGGGCAAGGTGTCGATCAGCCCGCTGCAGATCGACCTGACTTCCACGGCCCAGCTGGAAAAGACCCGGCAATGGTTGGCGTGATCCAGCGTTCCGACAGCGACGGTCTGGTTTCCGAGCGTGCGCGGCTGCGCATGGTCGAGCAGCTGGCGCATCAGGGCATCGATTCCGAGCTGGTGCTGGGCGCCATGAAGAAGGTGCCGCGCCACCTGTTCGTCGAGCAGGGGCTGGCCAGCCGGGCCTATGAGGACGTGGCGCTGCCCATCGGGCACGGCCAGACCATCTCCCGGCCGTCCACGGTGGCGCGGATGCTCTGGCTGCTGGCGGAATCGGTGCGGCCCCAGGAGGTGCGCAAGCTGCGGGCGCTGGAGATCGGCACCGGCTGTGGCTATCAGGCGACCGTGATGGCCCGGCTGTTTGCGGACGTGGTGTCGGTGGAGCGGGTACACTGGCTGCATGAGCTGGCCAAGGTCAATGTGCGTCCGTTCCGGCTGCCCAATCTGCGCCTGATTTTCGGGGACGGCACGGCGGGCGTGACGGCCGGGGCTCCCTATGATGTGGTGATCAGTGCTGCGGCCAGCGAGTCGATCTCGAAGGACTGGCTGCGGCAGATGGCGGTGGGCGGGCGTCTGGTGGCGCCTGTCAAGGCACCCGACAGCGACATGCAGACCCTGCATGTGGTGGATCGGGTAAGCCCGGACGAATGGTCGCTGACGGTTCTGGATCCGGTACGATTCGTACCGCTGCGTGCCGGCGTTGCCCGGTAGGTGGCGAAGACGGAGGAATTTTCTGCATGAAAAGCGATGCGCTGAAGAAACAGTCGCACCTGTTGCTGTGGGTTTCCGTGGCTTTGCTGCTGGGCGGATGTGCGGCCACGCGGCCTGCGCCGGTGGTTCACCGCACCAGTCCGGGACCGGCGCCGGTGGCGACGGCTCCCCAGCCTGCACCGGTGGTGCCCGCCATGGACGGGCATTCCGCTGATCCGGGCCGTGTGGCCGATGCCGGCACGGCCGGCGACGAGGGGCAGGCTGACGAGGGCGCCGCAGAGGTCACGCCCATCTATCAGGGTGCCATCAATGCCCCGGGCAAGTACGGCGCGCCGCAGGATCCGAACCTGAAGGTGGGGCCGCAGGGCATGAAACGCCCCTACGGGACACCCAAGCCCACGGTGGTGGCGCAGGCGCCGGCCGATGCGGGCCTGAGCGTTCAGGGTACAGCCGCCGCGGGTGCGGCTGGTGCGGCTGGTGCTGCGGGCGCGAAGGGCGCTGCGGCATCGGCCAAGGATGCAGGCAAGGACGCCGCGAAGGACGCAAAGGATGTGAAGGACGCGGGCAAGGATGCGCAGGCCGCCAAGGCGCCGCCCGTGCCGTCAGCCACCCGCAATTTCGATGGCGTGCGCTTCAGTTGGCCGGTGGGTGGCCGTGTGGTGCAGCCTTTCGATGGCGTCTCCAACAAGGGCCTGCTGCTGTCGGGCAAGGTGGGTGACGCCGTGCTGGCGGCCGCCGATGGCCGGGTGATCTTCAGCGGCCAGGGCCCGCGGGGCTATGGCAACCTGATCATCATCAAGCACAGCAACGAGATGCTGTCGGTCTATGCCCACAACCGCAGCCTGGCGGTGAAGGAAGGCCAGCAGGTCACGCGCGGTCAGAAGATCGCCGAGCTGGGCGATGCCGGCAATGGCCAGCCTGCGCTGCACTTCGAGGTGCGTCAGGGCGGCAAGCCGGTGGATCCGGCTGGCGTGCTGCCCAAGCGTTGATGTCCTCCTTCATGGGTTTTCATCGTCCTTGAGCAACACCCTTCTGGAAACGTCTGGCAGACCGTCTGCCAGCGCCGTCCCGGCCGAGCCGGTCCGCTGTCACATCGAGTCGGTCGACCTGGATGGGCAGGGCATCGCGCACCGGGACGGCAAGGTGGTCTTCGTGCAGGGCGGGCTGCCCGGCGAGGAGATCGAGGCGCGCCTGGTGCGCAGCAAGCCGCGCTACGACGTGGCCGAGATCGCGGCCATCCGCCGCCCCAATCCGAACCGCGTGGCACCCCGGTGCCCGCACTACGGCACCTGTGGCGGCTGCAACCTGCAGCATGCCGACCTGCGTGCGCAGGTGGCCTTCAAGCAGCGGGTGCTGGAAGACACGCTCTGGCACCTGGGGCGGGTGCGACCAGCGCAGATGCTGGCGCCCATCGAAGGCCCCACCTGGGGCTACCGCTTTCGCGCCCGGCTGGCAGTGCGCGACGTGCCGTCACGCGGCGGGGTGCTGATCGGCTTTCACGAGAAGAAGTCCAGCTACGTGGCCGATCTGGACGAGTGTTCGGTGCTGCCGGCGCAGGTCTCGGTGCTGCTGCCGGCCCTGAAGGCGCTGGTCGAGTCGCTGTCCATCCGCAACCGCATGCCGCAGATCGAGGTGGCGGTGGGCGACTGTCAGCGGCCCCCCCGGCATCCGCTGGCACTGGTGTTCCGCACGCTGCTGCCGCTGAGCGGCAAGGACCGCAACCGCCTGATTGCCTTTGGCCGCGAGCATGGCGCCGAGATCTGGCAGCAACCGGGCGGACCGGACACGGCGCGCCTGCTGTGCGACGCCGAAGGGCGCACCGATGGCACGTCGGCACTGGCCTACGAACTGCCCGAATTCGGCATCCGCATTCCTTTCGGTCCCACCGACTTCACCCAGGTCAATGCCGGCATCAACCGTCAGCTGCTGAGCCGTGCGGTGCAGATGCTGGACCCTCGGCCCGAGCACCGGGTGGTGGATCTCTTCTGTGGCCTGGGCAATTTCACGCTGCCGCTGGCCACGCGCGCACGCCAGGTCATCGGTGTGGAAGGGGTGAAGGCGCTGGTGGAGCGTGGCCGCCAGAATGCGCTGGCCAACCGCCATGCCTTGCTGGCGCCACCCGGCAACGACGGGGTGCAGTTCCGCGTGGCCAATCTGTTCGAGTTCGACCGGGCGGCCTGGCAGGCGCTGGGGCGCGTGGACCGGTTGCTGATCGATCCTCCGCGCGACGGCGCGCTGGCCGTGGCCCGGGTACTGGCGGCACTGCCGCCCGAGCAGCGCCCGGCCCGGATGGTCTATGTGTCATGCAACCCGGCCACGCTGGCACGCGACCTGGGCCTGATGGTGAACGAGGGCAAATGGCGGGTGCGGATGGCCGGCGTGGCCAACATGTTCCCGCACACGGCACATGTGGAGTCGATTGCGCTGCTGGAGGCATGAAAAAACCGGCCCAGCAGAGGTGCGGGGCCGGTTGAAGGGGGTCTGCCCAAGAGGCAGACCGGCGGAGAGAGATCAGTCGTTGTTGCCGCCAGCAATCCCGAAGAGGGCCAGCAGGTTGCTGAACACGTTGTACAGGTTGATGTAGACCGACAGCGTGGCCATGACGTAGTTGGTCTCGCCCCCGGTGACGACCCGGTTCAGGTCGAACAGGATGAACAGCGAGAAGACGACCGTGGCCAGCAGCGAGATGGTGAGCATCAGCGCCGGGATCTGCAGGAAGATGTTGGCAAATGCCGCCAGCAGGATGACGATCATGCCCACGAAGAGCCAGCGCCCCATGCCGGAGAAGTCACGCTTGGAGACGGTGGCGATGGTGGCCATGGCGCCGAAGATGACGGCGGTGCTGCCGAAGGCCATCATGACCAGCGAGGCGCCGTTGCTCATGCCCAGCACGAAGCCCAGCAGGCGCGAGAGCATCA from Lautropia mirabilis harbors:
- a CDS encoding cation:proton antiporter, translated to MSTQIPMFGGALPVWADVLIGVLLIISGLLSFTGALGLVRIREFFTRLHPLALGSTLALWCVAAALVLCFSFTYQTLVLRAWLVVVFMAITVPVTVVLLARAALFRRRAAGEDGLPPTFAGPVRRVSSAPPVEDEGQGD
- a CDS encoding AbrB/MazE/SpoVT family DNA-binding domain-containing protein, whose protein sequence is MSSLAVTMKGEVTLERELLQHLGVRPGERIEFDKMPGGEIRIRAARPTGSINDFIGRHAGKVSKPISLGD
- the dusA gene encoding tRNA dihydrouridine(20/20a) synthase DusA, producing the protein MSVAPSALVLPAGFRVSVAPMMDWTDRHCRSFHRLLSRRTWLYTEMVTAQAIAHGDLDHLLGRGEEGDRVVLQLGGNDPQLLARAAREGQAYGYDEINLNCGCPSDRVREGAFGACLMAEPERVADCVAAMQAVVQVPVTVKHRIGIDRREDYEFVHHFVDVVAAAGCRRFVVHARNAWLDGLDPKQNREIPPLRYEVVHRLAQDFPHCAFELNGGLQDLAHGLAAVCPTEASGPDSETASEGPAVVDAMAGAEADSPATRLVGAMYGRRAYHDPWLLAGVDDWLARHAAEAPVTDAAQPLTRAAVVAALVGYLERGAAHGVEVRHLARHVLGLYLGHPAARLWRRMLSESRALSRNDPGLLREACTAVEAEAARVAQGRGV
- a CDS encoding DUF2069 domain-containing protein; protein product: MPRSRPALIPSDPAALRAACRRWRLLTVVLVAALILLGSLWELWLAPLRPGGSMLALKVVPLVFVLPALWRGWVRAYQLWTMLILLYLCEGIVRGMSDPGFSSTLGWIETALAAGSYATLMLYVRSYRAWASAPSGQR
- a CDS encoding CBS domain-containing protein, producing the protein MIVADILSLKGTTLFTVNPDMMLSDAVLTMDEHDIGSVAVMENGKLVGMLTFREVVRMLARRQLERRSGPTRPVAEIRVSDVMVSDPVVVTPSTEVNELRRVMVESHARYVPVMDDGVLLGILSFHDVARSVLEAQSFENRMLKAYIRDWPQDENNTQGGGL
- the surE gene encoding 5'/3'-nucleotidase SurE: MRILISNDDGYFSPGIEALASALANLGEVVVFAPERDRSGASNSLTLSRPLTVRKAPNGFHFVDGTPTDCVHVAVTGLLDGPPDLVVSGINDGANMGDDTIYSGTVAAATEGYLLGVPSIAFSLVDKGYAHLDTAMRVARELVVRQLADPWPEPVLLNVNIPSVPYEELKGYEVTRLGRRHHTEPVIPALNPRGETVYWIGKAGPVADNGEGTDFHATAQGKVSISPLQIDLTSTAQLEKTRQWLA
- a CDS encoding protein-L-isoaspartate(D-aspartate) O-methyltransferase → MVGVIQRSDSDGLVSERARLRMVEQLAHQGIDSELVLGAMKKVPRHLFVEQGLASRAYEDVALPIGHGQTISRPSTVARMLWLLAESVRPQEVRKLRALEIGTGCGYQATVMARLFADVVSVERVHWLHELAKVNVRPFRLPNLRLIFGDGTAGVTAGAPYDVVISAAASESISKDWLRQMAVGGRLVAPVKAPDSDMQTLHVVDRVSPDEWSLTVLDPVRFVPLRAGVAR
- a CDS encoding murein hydrolase activator EnvC family protein, which encodes MKSDALKKQSHLLLWVSVALLLGGCAATRPAPVVHRTSPGPAPVATAPQPAPVVPAMDGHSADPGRVADAGTAGDEGQADEGAAEVTPIYQGAINAPGKYGAPQDPNLKVGPQGMKRPYGTPKPTVVAQAPADAGLSVQGTAAAGAAGAAGAAGAKGAAASAKDAGKDAAKDAKDVKDAGKDAQAAKAPPVPSATRNFDGVRFSWPVGGRVVQPFDGVSNKGLLLSGKVGDAVLAAADGRVIFSGQGPRGYGNLIIIKHSNEMLSVYAHNRSLAVKEGQQVTRGQKIAELGDAGNGQPALHFEVRQGGKPVDPAGVLPKR
- the rlmD gene encoding 23S rRNA (uracil(1939)-C(5))-methyltransferase RlmD, whose translation is MSNTLLETSGRPSASAVPAEPVRCHIESVDLDGQGIAHRDGKVVFVQGGLPGEEIEARLVRSKPRYDVAEIAAIRRPNPNRVAPRCPHYGTCGGCNLQHADLRAQVAFKQRVLEDTLWHLGRVRPAQMLAPIEGPTWGYRFRARLAVRDVPSRGGVLIGFHEKKSSYVADLDECSVLPAQVSVLLPALKALVESLSIRNRMPQIEVAVGDCQRPPRHPLALVFRTLLPLSGKDRNRLIAFGREHGAEIWQQPGGPDTARLLCDAEGRTDGTSALAYELPEFGIRIPFGPTDFTQVNAGINRQLLSRAVQMLDPRPEHRVVDLFCGLGNFTLPLATRARQVIGVEGVKALVERGRQNALANRHALLAPPGNDGVQFRVANLFEFDRAAWQALGRVDRLLIDPPRDGALAVARVLAALPPEQRPARMVYVSCNPATLARDLGLMVNEGKWRVRMAGVANMFPHTAHVESIALLEA
- a CDS encoding Bax inhibitor-1/YccA family protein; this translates as MAIDQISPQYQNTAVGTETRNRVLRNTYGLLALSMIPTVIGAWIGVATRFTFFAGSPAISFIAFLAIAWGFMFGISRYRNSSAGILLLLGFTFFMGLMLSRLLGFVLGMSNGASLVMMAFGSTAVIFGAMATIATVSKRDFSGMGRWLFVGMIVILLAAFANIFLQIPALMLTISLLATVVFSLFILFDLNRVVTGGETNYVMATLSVYINLYNVFSNLLALFGIAGGNND